A genomic window from Bubalus bubalis isolate 160015118507 breed Murrah chromosome X, NDDB_SH_1, whole genome shotgun sequence includes:
- the LOC112582033 gene encoding histone H2B-like has translation MSETSSDSYEEDVITKETGISEIEPSETEMAKVETSKPDPYDAEPKKAKQKTAKGRCRRRRHCHHDNFSSFATYFPRVLRQVHTGLSLSHGSANLLDSFVKDMLEQIAEEAGRLARDNKRRTIRTKDIKTAVRLLLPGELGKCAMSKASKSLIRYYTFR, from the coding sequence ATGTCCGAAACATCCTCTGACAGCTATGAGGAAGACGTGATCACCAAAGAAACTGGCATCTCCGAAATTGAGCCCTCTGAAACAGAAATGGCGAAAGTGGAGACCTCCAAACCAGACCCATATGATGCGGAACcaaaaaaggcaaagcagaagACAGCTAAGGGCCGCTGTCGCCGTCGCCGGCACTGCCATCATGACAATTTCTCAAGTTTTGCTACCTATTTCCCTAGGGTGCTGAGGCAAGTACATACAGGCCTGAGTCTTTCCCACGGCTCCGCGAACCTCCTGGATTCATTTGTGAAAGATATGTTAGAGCAGATTGCCGAAGAGGCCGGGCGCCTGGCCCGCGACAACAAGCGCCGCACCATCAGGACCAAAGACATCAAGACAGCTGTGCGTCTTCTGTTGCCTGGGGAGCTCGGCAAGTGTGCCATGTCCAAGGCTTCCAAGTCGCTCATCAGATACTACACCTTCAGATGA